One window of the Lytechinus variegatus isolate NC3 chromosome 3, Lvar_3.0, whole genome shotgun sequence genome contains the following:
- the LOC121411617 gene encoding enhancer of polycomb homolog 1-like translates to MSKLSFRARAPDPAKPMPIYTTDELPDLPDFSTTNRAVPQMPTGMEKEEESEHHLQRAISAQQVYGSANHLVIPTPEVLSNQELYENLYDASCKQNRQYIHVQPLSMEQDIPDYDMDSGDERWLSEEAKLFTDITPLKFEIMMDRLEKGSGQRVMNLKDAKALLKEDDDLIIAVYDYWLNKRVRVGHALIPEVKQEKRDGSTSNNPYVAFRRRTEKMQTRKNRKNDEVSYEKMLKLKRDLSKAVTLLEMVKRREKSKRENLHLTIEIFEKRYQMDDFSGTIYAECEELSKKQPSFTIPAIPNGNQYSTWGAKDENLVKKKREYKKRKHKTSSDKPRQSTSSSPRDRHVVEPRISDEDTTVTQPSKVQSLSDQEEENDPDGIYAFRRKKGCNYHAPNPELVCGWPWSEGQHKGLMERRYRYCCTSIRRPRKCIGFSRRRIGRGGRIILDRARTMWDDELDDVDDRSYPRSPSPVSSSDEEDYPVSPVDPRPSQTSLPLSQLLEEIKAKRISHFRPKTPPPSKESQSFSSYPSSSSSSSFHQSSSLYPSLLSESIYMSFPERPPPTLSHTTSLYTPSLDTASTSAFLDPSLEEEIIVDVSDTPGTVMSTLELNSEGLDSVPDTLDLQSMEVDVVGQDGTPPDLNVSFTSLPRSKFSLEPSVVKVLSQERTGVPAAKGSVPNHIQVDDTNNVEIDSKLTAPQGHSTAPADTVLQLNFPLPSSTGNKASSLLASLSQSSRLSQDKARTNSLSDSCNSLLSSTNTNSQDDKMKKREGSSLLSSKESSQSSGSPASNLLAMGVKRKNDVDTIAKENHEESPGRNQIPSNKSVPMEVT, encoded by the exons ATGAGCAAGCTAAGTTTTCGAGCTCGGGCTCCCGATCCCGCGAAGCCGATGCCCATCTACACAACAGATGAGCTTCCAGATTTGCCTGATTTTTCCACTACCAATCGGGCAGTTCCTCAAATGCCCACAGGaatggaaaaagaagaagaatcg GAGCATCATTTGCAAAGGGCTATTTCAGCACAGCAAGTGTATGGCTCAGCAAATCATCTGGTTATTCCAACCCCTGAGGTTCTCTCCAACCAGGAACTGTATGAAAATCTGTATGATGCAAGCTGCAAACAAAACAGACAGTACATTCATGTGCAGC CCCTTAGCATGGAGCAGGACATTCCAGATTATGATATGGACTCAGGGGATGAGAGATGGTTGAGTGAAGAGGCAAAACTCTTCACAGATATCACTCCTCTCAAATTTGAGATCATGATGGACAGATTGGAAAAGGGAAGCGGTCAGAGG GTGATGAATCTGAAGGATGCCAAGGCTCTTTTGAAAGAGGATGATGATCTAATCATAGCAGTCTATGACTATTGGCTCAACAAGAGAGTCAGAGTG GGACATGCGCTGATACCCGAGGTCAAACAAGAGAAGCGTGATGGCTCTACCAGTAATAATCCCTATGTAGCTTTCAGAAGACGGACAGAGAAGATGCAGACAAGAAAGAATCGCAAGAACGACGAGGTTTCATATGAGAAGATGCTCAAACTCAAGCGAGACCTTTCCAAGGCAGT AACACTGCTGGAGATGGTCAAGCGAAGAGAGAAGAGTAAACGAGAAAATCTTCACTTAACGAtcgaaatatttgaaaagag GTATCAAATGGATGATTTCTCAGGGACCATTTATGCCGAGTGTGAGGAACTCAGCAAGAAACAACCTTCATTTACGATACCTGCTATTCCTAATGGCAACCAGTATAGTACATGGGGCGCCAAG GATGAGAATCTagtgaagaagaagagggaaTACAAGAAGAGGAAGCACAAAACTTCTTCAGACAAACCCCGTCAATCAACATCATCCAGTCCTAGAGACAGGCATGTTGTTGAGCCTCGTATATCGGACGAAGACACAACGGTTACACAACCTTCAAAA GTGCAATCATTATCAGATCAGGAGGAGGAGAATGATCCCGATGGTATCTATGCATTCAGAAGAAAGAAGGGCTGCAATTATCATGCG ccTAACCCAGAGCTGGTCTGTGGGTGGCCTTGGTCAGAGGGCCAACACAAGGGTCTTATGGAGAGGCGATACCGTTACTGTTGCACCTCTATACGAAGGCCTAGGAAGTGTATTGGCTTTAGCAGGCGAAGAATCGGTAGAGGCGGGAG gATAATCTTAGACCGTGCAAGAACGATGTGGGATGATGAGctagatgatgttgatgaccgTTCATACCCAAGGAGTCCGTCACCGGTGTCTTCATCGGATGAAGAGGACTATCCTGTATCACCTGTAGATCCCAGACCCTCACAAACCAGTCTTCCACTTAGTCAACTCCTTGAAGAAATCAAGGCAAAAAGAAT ATCACACTTTAGACCAAAGACGCCCCCACCCAGCAAAGAAAGCCAGTCGTTCTCATCGtatccctcctcctcctcttcatcatccTTCCATCAGTCATCATCGCTCTATCCTTCCTTGCTATCAGAGTCTATCTATATGAGCTTCCCAGAGAGACCTCCTCCTACATTAAGCCATACTACTTCACTCTACACCCCTTCTCTGGATACTGCCTCCACCTCCGCATTCCTGGACCCCTCTCTTGAGGAGGAGATCATAGTAGATGTGTCCGATACACCCGGGACGGTCATGTCTACGTTAGAACTCAACAGTGAGGGGTTGGACAGCGTGCCGGATACGCTGGACTTGCAGTCCATGGAGGTGGACGTGGTAGGTCAGGACGGGACACCCCCTGACCTCAACGTGTCGTTCACGTCGTTACCGAGGTCCAAGTTCAGTTTGGAACCGAGCGTGGTGAAAGTTTTATCTCAGGAAAGAACTGGTGTTCCCGCGGCAAAAGGATCCGTGCCAAATCACATACAAGTTGATGACACAAACAATGTAGAGATCGATAGTAAATTAACAG CACCACAGGGCCACTCCACTGCCCCTGCAGATACAGTACTACAGCTTAATTTCCCCTTGCCGTCGTCAACGGGCAACAAGGCGTCGTCACTCCTAGCCTCCCTCTCCCAATCATCGCGCCTCAGTCAGGACAAAGCACGCACAAACTCTCTCTCCGACTCTTGTAACAGTCTCCTATCCAGTACTAATACCAATTCACAAGACGACAAGATGAAGAAGAGGGAAGGTTCATCGTTGCTGAGTTCTAAGGAATCGAGTCAGAGTAGTGGTTCACCAGCGAGTAACCTCTTGGCAATGGGGGTCAAGAGAAAGAATGATGTAGATACCATTGCAAA GGAGAACCATGAGGAAAGTCCAGGAAGAAATCAAATACCTAGTAACAAATCGGTCCCCATGGAGGTTACGTGA